One Microvirga thermotolerans DNA window includes the following coding sequences:
- a CDS encoding TonB family protein → MRRIVRPGGRRLRRTAAPKAQPRAFGLRVSVPRAAEPRTAERVEWPAVAADARWPVPAPARRLRLGAALSLALHAGAGLAAVLLMLEARDGTPPGSPAPVEVEIVSADAFDAAYAEAGAQPAVPQEARPADAPSPEIPLPEPVPPLADPERLAVPAAPPVPDPAGIPARDMPPPEPDREAEPAAQPEPAPVPPKQAETEPAPKPPAMPPAKTAQRPVPKVPAKAAPGTPRPAASGRGETGRGAEAVSSLAAAHGASGRSGTAGAGLSDSYRSRVMAHLARYKLYPEAARRQRMRGRVLVTFGLDAGGRVTGVSLSGSSGHGLLDAEALAMVRRASPFPPIPPENGQASASFTAPIVYDMN, encoded by the coding sequence GTGAGACGGATCGTGCGGCCCGGCGGACGGCGGCTGCGCCGGACCGCCGCGCCGAAGGCGCAGCCCCGGGCCTTCGGGCTCCGGGTCTCCGTGCCGCGAGCCGCAGAACCGCGAACCGCGGAGCGGGTCGAATGGCCCGCCGTCGCGGCGGATGCGCGCTGGCCCGTGCCGGCGCCGGCGCGGCGCCTGCGGCTGGGAGCGGCCCTGTCGCTCGCCCTCCACGCCGGGGCGGGCCTCGCGGCCGTTCTCCTGATGCTGGAGGCCCGCGACGGCACTCCGCCGGGCTCCCCGGCCCCGGTGGAGGTCGAGATCGTCAGCGCCGACGCCTTCGACGCCGCCTATGCCGAGGCCGGCGCGCAGCCGGCCGTTCCGCAGGAGGCGAGACCCGCGGACGCGCCGTCGCCGGAGATCCCGCTCCCCGAGCCCGTGCCGCCGCTGGCGGATCCCGAGCGCCTCGCCGTTCCCGCGGCGCCGCCCGTTCCGGATCCCGCGGGGATCCCGGCCCGCGACATGCCGCCCCCCGAGCCGGACAGGGAGGCCGAGCCCGCCGCCCAGCCCGAACCCGCGCCGGTCCCGCCGAAGCAGGCCGAGACCGAGCCTGCGCCGAAGCCGCCTGCGATGCCTCCCGCGAAGACGGCCCAGCGTCCGGTCCCCAAGGTTCCGGCGAAGGCTGCGCCGGGAACCCCGCGCCCCGCCGCTTCCGGCAGGGGCGAGACCGGCAGGGGGGCGGAGGCGGTCTCCTCCCTCGCGGCCGCGCACGGCGCGTCGGGCCGGAGCGGGACCGCCGGGGCGGGCCTCAGCGACAGCTACCGCTCGCGGGTGATGGCGCATCTCGCCCGCTACAAGCTCTATCCCGAGGCCGCCCGCCGCCAGCGGATGCGCGGCCGGGTCCTCGTCACCTTCGGCCTCGATGCGGGGGGCCGCGTGACGGGCGTGTCCCTTTCCGGCTCCTCAGGTCACGGGCTCCTCGACGCGGAGGCCCTCGCCATGGTGCGCCGCGCTTCCCCCTTCCCGCCGATCCCGCCCGAG
- a CDS encoding TonB-dependent hemoglobin/transferrin/lactoferrin family receptor, which yields MITFLRERLRASASPRTLVLAALAGLPLAAPAQAQTAPAAPGGEAVALDTITVTSGKTEDKAIDDLAGSSVVTRRQIDLFQSSRVSDVLQGVPGVSVQETGTDPGQAVNIRGLQDFGRVNVLVDGARQDYQVSGHGANGTFYLDPALIGQVDVTRGPVSTVYGSGAIGGVVSFRTRTIDDILKPDENYGAVQTFGVGTNGAGILTNSMAGARIGTAADVFGQFLYRNTGNYRDGSNDKVRDSDSELTAGLFKFNLYPADGHTVSGSALLQNYDFTNNGDTGAGTRFRNDVTANTFTLGYRFNRPDIPWLDLSLKGFYTSTEDRKRVVAPTTTYSALGVRPGAPLNYSMETAGFDFSNTARFETFGLNHALTVGIDGAQDQARTRDRAGGYGAAFTPSGQRNLFGGFVQDEVRFTSWLRAIGALRFDSYELSGGGIASDGSRVSPKLTVGIEPIEGIEFYGTYAEGYRAPSITETLIRGSHPFPIFNILPNPNLRPEVAHNLEGGVNVQYDGVLRAGDSFRAKASVFRNEVDDYIDSVAVGPVYNVPVVPGMPVRVCAFAPRLCAIGIQDQQYRNIASARLQGAELEAAYDWGGGFVSVAGTIVSGRNEETGGPLNTVLPNRVSTTVGFRLLDEKLTVGTRLTFVDDTRRTVTNPEKGYGLVDLFASYRHSENVSGDLSIQNLFDRQYTQYRNSSPSPGLTAKFGLTVKFASR from the coding sequence ATGATCACCTTCCTGCGCGAACGGCTTCGCGCGTCCGCTTCTCCCCGCACCCTCGTCCTCGCAGCCCTGGCCGGGCTTCCCCTCGCCGCGCCGGCCCAGGCGCAGACCGCGCCCGCCGCGCCGGGCGGCGAGGCCGTGGCGCTGGACACGATCACCGTCACGTCGGGCAAGACGGAGGACAAGGCGATCGACGACCTCGCGGGATCGAGCGTCGTCACGCGGCGGCAGATCGATCTCTTCCAGTCGTCGCGCGTCTCGGACGTCCTGCAGGGCGTGCCCGGCGTGAGCGTGCAGGAGACGGGCACCGATCCCGGGCAGGCCGTCAACATCCGCGGGCTCCAGGATTTCGGCCGCGTGAACGTGCTCGTCGACGGCGCGCGGCAGGATTACCAGGTGAGCGGCCACGGGGCGAACGGCACGTTCTATCTCGATCCCGCGCTGATCGGGCAGGTGGACGTGACGCGCGGCCCGGTCTCCACCGTCTACGGCTCGGGTGCTATCGGCGGCGTGGTCTCCTTCCGCACCCGCACCATCGACGACATTCTCAAGCCCGACGAGAATTACGGCGCCGTCCAGACGTTCGGCGTCGGCACGAACGGCGCGGGCATCCTGACGAACAGCATGGCCGGCGCGCGCATCGGCACCGCGGCGGACGTGTTCGGCCAGTTCCTGTACCGGAACACCGGCAACTACCGCGACGGCAGCAACGACAAGGTCCGGGATTCCGATTCCGAGCTGACGGCGGGCCTGTTCAAGTTCAACCTCTACCCGGCGGACGGGCACACGGTGAGCGGTTCCGCGCTCCTGCAGAACTACGACTTCACCAACAACGGCGACACGGGCGCCGGCACGCGGTTCAGGAACGACGTCACCGCCAACACCTTCACGCTCGGCTACCGGTTCAACCGGCCGGACATTCCCTGGCTCGACCTGAGCCTGAAGGGTTTCTACACCTCCACGGAGGACCGGAAGCGGGTCGTCGCGCCGACGACGACCTACAGCGCGCTCGGCGTGAGACCCGGCGCGCCGCTGAACTACAGCATGGAGACGGCCGGGTTCGACTTCAGCAACACCGCCCGCTTCGAGACCTTCGGCCTCAACCACGCCCTGACGGTCGGCATCGACGGCGCGCAGGACCAGGCCCGCACGCGGGACCGGGCCGGCGGCTACGGCGCGGCCTTCACGCCCTCCGGGCAGCGCAACCTGTTCGGCGGCTTCGTCCAGGACGAGGTGCGCTTCACGTCCTGGCTGCGCGCCATCGGCGCCCTGCGGTTCGACAGCTACGAGCTGAGCGGCGGCGGCATCGCCTCCGACGGATCCCGCGTCTCGCCGAAGCTCACCGTCGGCATCGAGCCGATCGAGGGGATCGAGTTCTACGGCACCTACGCGGAAGGCTACCGCGCCCCGTCGATCACCGAGACCCTCATCCGGGGCTCCCATCCCTTCCCGATCTTCAACATCCTGCCGAATCCGAACCTGCGGCCGGAAGTGGCGCACAACCTGGAAGGGGGCGTGAACGTCCAGTACGACGGCGTGCTGCGGGCCGGGGACAGCTTCCGCGCCAAGGCGTCGGTCTTCCGCAACGAGGTCGACGACTACATCGACAGCGTCGCGGTGGGGCCGGTCTACAACGTGCCCGTCGTCCCGGGCATGCCGGTGCGCGTCTGCGCCTTCGCGCCCAGGCTCTGCGCCATCGGCATCCAGGACCAGCAGTACCGGAACATCGCCAGCGCGCGCCTGCAGGGGGCGGAGCTCGAAGCCGCGTACGACTGGGGCGGCGGGTTCGTGTCGGTGGCGGGCACCATCGTCAGCGGCAGGAACGAGGAGACGGGCGGCCCGCTCAACACGGTCCTGCCGAACCGGGTCAGCACCACCGTCGGGTTCCGCCTCCTCGACGAGAAGCTGACGGTCGGGACGCGCCTGACCTTCGTCGACGACACCAGGCGGACCGTGACGAATCCGGAGAAGGGTTACGGCCTCGTCGACCTGTTCGCCTCCTATCGCCACAGCGAGAACGTCAGCGGCGATCTCAGCATCCAGAACCTCTTCGACCGGCAGTACACCCAGTACCGGAACAGCAGCCCGAGCCCGGGCCTCACGGCGAAGTTCGGCCTCACCGTGAAGTTCGCCAGCCGATGA
- the hemP gene encoding hemin uptake protein HemP, which yields MHNPPPPDSKGDRTTAAREIDVASLIGAGREVVLLHRGERYRLRVTANGKLILTK from the coding sequence GTGCACAACCCGCCTCCGCCGGACAGCAAGGGCGACAGGACGACAGCAGCCAGGGAAATCGACGTGGCGAGCCTCATCGGGGCGGGGCGCGAGGTGGTGCTGCTGCATCGCGGGGAGCGCTACCGCCTGCGGGTCACCGCGAACGGCAAGCTCATCCTCACCAAATGA
- a CDS encoding heme/hemin ABC transporter substrate-binding protein — MTAAMTAAMTALSRRTLLLAPALLAALPRARAASPRRIVSIGGAVTEILYRLGRGGEIVGVDSTSQHPAEALRTKANVGYVRALGAEGILSLRPTHVIAVEGAGPPDALRLVEQAGVRIVRVPEEFGEEGTVRRVRTVAEAVDAQAEGAALAAEIEEGFAKLSAVRAKVTRPAKALFVLSLQNGRPVVGGRGTAADAMLALAGAENAASGLTGWKPLSDEGLIAAAPEAIVTMAHGPGGDAPDPFALPAFAATPAAAKRRLIVMDGVYLLGFGPCAPSAALELLAALHPDRAGTARP, encoded by the coding sequence ATGACCGCTGCCATGACCGCTGCCATGACCGCACTCTCCCGACGGACCCTGCTCCTCGCCCCGGCCCTCCTGGCCGCCCTGCCGCGCGCCCGGGCCGCCTCCCCGCGCCGGATCGTCAGCATCGGCGGCGCCGTGACCGAAATCCTCTACCGCCTCGGGCGCGGCGGGGAGATCGTGGGGGTCGATTCCACCAGCCAGCATCCGGCGGAGGCCCTGCGGACGAAGGCGAATGTCGGCTATGTCCGCGCCCTCGGCGCGGAGGGAATCCTCTCCCTTCGCCCCACCCACGTTATCGCCGTCGAGGGAGCGGGACCGCCCGACGCCCTGCGCCTGGTGGAGCAGGCGGGCGTGCGGATCGTCCGCGTTCCGGAGGAATTCGGCGAGGAGGGAACCGTCCGCCGGGTCCGGACGGTCGCGGAGGCGGTCGACGCTCAGGCGGAAGGCGCGGCCCTCGCGGCCGAGATCGAGGAGGGTTTCGCGAAGCTCTCCGCCGTCCGGGCCAAGGTGACGCGCCCGGCGAAGGCGCTCTTCGTCCTGTCGCTCCAGAACGGCCGCCCGGTGGTGGGCGGCAGGGGCACGGCGGCGGATGCGATGCTCGCCCTCGCCGGAGCGGAGAACGCCGCCTCCGGCCTGACGGGCTGGAAGCCCCTGTCGGACGAGGGGCTGATCGCGGCGGCGCCGGAGGCGATCGTGACGATGGCGCACGGCCCGGGCGGCGACGCGCCCGACCCCTTCGCCCTTCCCGCCTTCGCCGCGACCCCTGCGGCGGCGAAGCGGCGGCTGATCGTCATGGACGGGGTTTATCTCCTCGGCTTCGGGCCGTGCGCGCCCTCCGCGGCGCTCGAACTCCTGGCGGCGCTCCATCCCGACCGGGCCGGAACGGCGCGGCCATGA
- a CDS encoding FecCD family ABC transporter permease → MTLAAAPRSFPEGKRLPALPLDRRPLLFAGLLVALAASGIAALGLGATGIPAARALSILAEAATGRAASGGDALIVLQVRLPRLLLGLLVGAALASSGALMQGLFRNPLADPGLVGVSAGAALAAAATIVLGDALLAPLVGPLPFAALPLGAFAGGLLTTLALYRIATRGGRTSMATLLLAGVAFGALSGAVMGLLSYVSDDRQLRDLAFWSLGSLSGATWTKVAAAAALILPGLLLVPALSRGLNALALGEAEAYHLGVPVQRVKAAAVLTVAVAVGTSVACAGMIGFVGIVVPHVLRLLAGPDHRMLLPASALAGAALLVAADTVARTLAAPAELPIGILTALIGAPFFLWLLLRRRGGLLT, encoded by the coding sequence ATGACCCTCGCGGCCGCGCCCCGTTCCTTCCCGGAGGGGAAGCGTCTTCCGGCGCTTCCCCTCGACCGCAGGCCGCTGCTGTTCGCAGGGCTCCTGGTCGCCCTCGCGGCGTCCGGGATCGCGGCCCTCGGTCTGGGCGCGACCGGCATCCCGGCCGCGCGCGCCCTCTCGATCCTCGCGGAGGCCGCCACGGGGCGGGCGGCCTCGGGCGGCGATGCGCTGATCGTCCTGCAGGTCCGCCTGCCCCGCCTCCTGCTCGGGCTCCTCGTCGGGGCGGCGCTCGCCTCCTCGGGCGCCCTCATGCAGGGCCTGTTCCGCAACCCCCTGGCGGATCCCGGCCTCGTCGGCGTCTCCGCCGGGGCGGCGCTCGCGGCGGCGGCGACCATCGTCCTGGGGGACGCGCTTCTCGCGCCCCTCGTGGGTCCCCTGCCCTTCGCCGCCCTGCCCCTCGGCGCCTTCGCGGGAGGGCTCCTCACGACGCTCGCGCTCTACCGCATCGCCACGCGCGGCGGGCGCACCTCCATGGCGACCCTGCTGCTCGCGGGCGTCGCCTTCGGCGCGCTTTCGGGAGCCGTCATGGGGCTGCTCTCCTATGTGAGCGACGACAGGCAGCTGCGCGATCTCGCGTTCTGGTCCCTCGGCTCCTTGAGCGGCGCCACCTGGACGAAGGTCGCCGCGGCGGCGGCGCTGATCCTGCCCGGCCTTCTGCTCGTCCCGGCCCTGTCCCGCGGGCTGAACGCCCTCGCCCTCGGCGAGGCCGAGGCCTATCACCTCGGCGTGCCGGTGCAGCGGGTCAAGGCGGCGGCGGTCCTTACGGTGGCGGTGGCGGTCGGGACCTCCGTCGCCTGCGCGGGCATGATCGGCTTCGTCGGCATCGTCGTGCCGCACGTGCTCAGGCTCCTCGCCGGCCCGGATCATCGCATGCTGCTGCCGGCCTCCGCCCTGGCGGGGGCGGCCCTGCTCGTCGCCGCCGACACGGTGGCGCGCACCCTCGCCGCGCCTGCGGAGCTGCCCATCGGCATCCTGACGGCCCTGATCGGCGCGCCCTTCTTCCTCTGGCTCCTGCTGCGCCGCCGGGGAGGGCTCCTTACGTGA
- a CDS encoding heme ABC transporter ATP-binding protein → MSAILEAENLSCIRGGRRLLDGVGLAVGEGSFTVVLGPNGAGKSTLLRVLCGELSPDSGEVRLAGERLSRIPPWRLAHRRAVMPQASELAFPFTAFEVASLGVEGLGRGLSRADRRRMAFDALERADVGHLAERDYRTLSGGERQRVHFARVLAQLMAGRTVEARQVLFLDEPIASLDLKHQLALLDAARGLCRDGVTVVAVLHDLQLAAGVADRAVLLCGGRPVAQGRPEAVLTPARLAAVFGVTLATPRLPPHPWTPAPAPQA, encoded by the coding sequence GTGAGCGCCATCCTCGAGGCGGAGAACCTTTCCTGCATCCGCGGCGGACGCAGGCTGCTCGACGGCGTCGGCCTCGCCGTCGGCGAGGGCTCCTTCACCGTCGTCCTCGGGCCGAACGGGGCCGGCAAGTCGACCCTCCTGCGCGTGCTCTGCGGCGAGCTCTCCCCCGATTCCGGCGAGGTGCGGCTCGCGGGAGAGCGCCTGTCCCGCATCCCGCCCTGGCGGCTCGCCCATCGCCGGGCGGTGATGCCCCAGGCCTCGGAGCTGGCCTTTCCCTTCACCGCCTTCGAGGTCGCGAGCCTCGGCGTCGAGGGCCTCGGACGCGGCCTGTCGCGGGCCGACCGCCGCCGCATGGCCTTCGATGCCCTCGAACGGGCGGATGTGGGCCATCTGGCGGAGCGCGACTACCGGACCCTTTCCGGCGGCGAGCGGCAGCGGGTCCATTTCGCCCGCGTGCTGGCGCAGCTCATGGCGGGCCGCACCGTCGAGGCCCGGCAGGTCCTCTTCCTGGACGAGCCCATCGCGAGCCTCGACCTGAAGCATCAGCTCGCCCTGCTCGACGCGGCGCGCGGCCTGTGCCGGGACGGCGTGACCGTCGTCGCCGTGCTCCACGATCTCCAGCTCGCGGCGGGGGTCGCCGACCGGGCGGTGCTCCTCTGCGGCGGGCGCCCGGTCGCGCAGGGCCGGCCGGAGGCGGTGCTGACGCCCGCCCGGCTCGCCGCGGTCTTCGGCGTGACCCTGGCGACGCCGCGCCTTCCGCCGCACCCCTGGACGCCGGCGCCCGCGCCGCAGGCCTGA
- a CDS encoding PAS domain-containing sensor histidine kinase — protein MLADPPAGAAWATRDFLEGGGEMGARMRAHDWSRSPLGQPETWPQSLRTLVRLMLDAKQAMFVAWGPALAFLYNDDYAPIFGAKHPQALGRPFAEVWSDIWDQIKPLVDSTLSGEAIWQQDLLIPMERNGFREDAYFTFSYTPVHDESGAIAGMFCAATETTDKVLAERRVSTERERLRELFHQAPGFMAMLLGPEHRFEMVNTSYYQLVGHRDILGKPVLEALPEMAGQGFKELLDTVYATGETFVGSNLPVMLQREPNSRPERRFVNFVYQPIRDVNGQIFGIFAEGSDVTDARRAEEALRASEARARGVLEGMTEGFMLLDRDFRVLQINREGLRIDGRPEGEIVGRSHWDVWPASVGTPVEEAYRRAMTERVPVTIEHCYDFGDRSVWLELRIFPVEDGGVAAFFRDVTSRREAAEALRASEARLKAVLENVPVGIIITEAPDGRVAMGNPQAERIFRHPILPTPGFDAYPQWRLHFPDGQPVPPRHYPVARALVEGRATGDEEYLYQRGDGTMAWMRLAAAPIRNAEGDTVAAVVAIVDIDQEKKAEEHQRLLINELNHRVKNTLATVQSIASQTLRNSGSIDEARAAMEERLFALSRAHDVLTRENWGSADLREIVGEAMAPYRHERESRLRMEGPAVRLPPRMALAIAMALQELATNAVKYGALSNATGEVSVRWTVSHRSGPCLHLVWSETGGPPVEVPSRRGFGTRLIERSLAHDLDGRAEIRFTREGVVCTVDAPLVAGASLDGAPGA, from the coding sequence ATGCTCGCTGATCCGCCCGCGGGGGCGGCGTGGGCGACACGCGATTTCCTGGAGGGCGGCGGCGAGATGGGCGCGCGCATGCGCGCGCACGACTGGTCCCGCTCGCCCCTGGGGCAGCCGGAGACCTGGCCGCAATCCCTGCGCACCCTCGTCCGGCTCATGCTCGACGCCAAGCAGGCCATGTTCGTCGCCTGGGGGCCCGCGCTTGCCTTCCTCTACAACGACGATTACGCGCCGATCTTCGGCGCCAAGCACCCCCAAGCCCTCGGGCGGCCCTTCGCGGAGGTGTGGTCGGACATCTGGGACCAGATCAAGCCGCTCGTCGACAGCACCCTCTCCGGGGAGGCAATCTGGCAGCAGGACCTGCTCATCCCCATGGAGCGGAACGGCTTCCGGGAGGATGCGTACTTCACCTTCTCCTACACGCCGGTCCACGACGAGAGCGGCGCCATCGCCGGCATGTTCTGCGCCGCCACCGAGACGACGGACAAGGTGCTCGCGGAGCGGCGGGTCAGCACCGAGCGGGAGCGGCTGCGCGAGCTTTTTCACCAGGCGCCCGGCTTCATGGCCATGCTGCTCGGCCCCGAGCACCGGTTCGAGATGGTCAACACCTCCTATTACCAGCTGGTGGGCCACCGGGACATTCTCGGCAAGCCGGTTCTCGAGGCCCTGCCGGAAATGGCGGGGCAGGGCTTCAAGGAGCTGCTGGACACGGTCTACGCCACGGGCGAGACCTTCGTCGGCAGCAACCTCCCGGTCATGCTGCAGCGGGAGCCGAACAGCCGGCCCGAGCGGCGCTTCGTCAATTTCGTCTACCAGCCGATCCGCGACGTGAACGGGCAGATCTTCGGCATCTTCGCCGAGGGCAGCGACGTCACGGACGCCCGCAGGGCCGAGGAGGCCCTGCGCGCCAGCGAGGCCCGCGCCCGGGGCGTGCTGGAGGGGATGACGGAGGGGTTCATGCTCCTCGACCGCGACTTCCGCGTCCTCCAGATCAACCGGGAAGGCCTGAGGATCGACGGGCGGCCCGAGGGCGAGATCGTCGGGCGCTCCCACTGGGACGTCTGGCCCGCCTCCGTCGGCACCCCGGTCGAGGAGGCCTACCGCAGGGCCATGACCGAGCGGGTGCCCGTCACCATCGAGCACTGCTACGATTTCGGCGACCGCAGCGTCTGGCTGGAGCTGCGCATCTTTCCCGTGGAGGACGGCGGCGTGGCGGCCTTCTTCCGGGACGTCACGAGCCGCCGGGAGGCGGCGGAGGCGCTCCGCGCCAGCGAGGCGCGGCTCAAGGCCGTGCTCGAGAACGTGCCGGTCGGGATCATCATCACCGAGGCTCCCGACGGGCGCGTGGCGATGGGCAACCCGCAGGCGGAGCGCATCTTCCGCCATCCGATCCTGCCCACGCCGGGGTTCGACGCCTATCCGCAGTGGAGGCTCCACTTCCCGGACGGACAGCCGGTTCCGCCCCGCCACTACCCGGTGGCGCGCGCGCTCGTGGAGGGCCGGGCGACGGGGGACGAGGAATACCTCTACCAGCGCGGCGACGGGACCATGGCCTGGATGCGCCTCGCGGCCGCGCCGATCCGCAATGCGGAGGGCGACACGGTCGCCGCGGTCGTCGCCATCGTCGACATCGACCAGGAGAAGAAGGCCGAGGAGCACCAGCGGCTCCTCATCAACGAGCTGAACCACCGGGTGAAGAACACCCTCGCCACCGTGCAGTCCATCGCAAGCCAGACGCTGCGCAACTCCGGTTCCATCGACGAGGCGCGGGCGGCCATGGAGGAGCGCCTGTTCGCCCTCTCGCGCGCCCACGACGTGCTGACCCGCGAGAACTGGGGGAGCGCGGACCTGAGGGAGATCGTCGGCGAGGCCATGGCGCCCTACCGCCACGAAAGGGAGAGCCGGCTGCGCATGGAGGGCCCGGCCGTCCGGCTGCCCCCGCGCATGGCGCTCGCCATCGCCATGGCCCTGCAGGAGCTCGCCACCAACGCGGTGAAGTACGGCGCCCTCTCCAACGCGACCGGGGAGGTGAGCGTCCGCTGGACCGTGTCCCACCGGAGCGGGCCGTGCCTGCACCTCGTCTGGTCGGAGACCGGCGGGCCGCCCGTCGAGGTGCCGAGCCGCCGGGGCTTCGGCACCCGTCTCATCGAGCGCAGCCTCGCGCACGACCTGGACGGCCGGGCGGAGATCCGCTTCACGCGGGAGGGGGTCGTCTGCACCGTCGACGCCCCGCTCGTGGCCGGCGCCAGCCTCGACGGGGCGCCCGGCGCGTAG
- a CDS encoding complex I NDUFA9 subunit family protein has translation MIGPIRTPAQQLVTVFGGSGFLGRYVVSALAKRGYRIRIATRQPNRATLLPQGMVGQIHAVQANLRHRDSVAHAVAGADHVINLVGILKEGGRQRFDDLQAQGPRLIAELAPREATLVHISAIGADPASESAYARSKAAGEAGLFQVRPDAVVLRPSLMFGPGDSFFNRFAALARMLPVLPLAGADTRMQPVYAADVAEAIARAVEGRVEKGRVYECGGPEIRTFRELVQFVLDATERKRLILSLPAPAARMQGSLLGFLDRLTLGLMPDAFSMTRDQAILLETDNVVSEAAKAEGRTLEGMGILPASFEAIVPSYLVRFRKTGQFDLRRNTVPSPAPDLLRRESEGPAPGVDTLGPVSRGETARR, from the coding sequence ATGATCGGCCCGATTCGTACGCCCGCGCAGCAGCTCGTGACGGTCTTCGGCGGCTCGGGTTTCCTCGGGCGCTACGTGGTGAGCGCCCTCGCCAAGCGCGGCTACCGGATCCGGATCGCCACCCGCCAGCCCAACCGGGCGACCCTGCTGCCGCAGGGCATGGTGGGGCAGATCCACGCGGTCCAGGCCAACCTGCGCCACCGGGACTCCGTCGCCCATGCGGTCGCCGGGGCGGACCACGTGATCAACCTCGTCGGCATCCTCAAGGAAGGCGGCCGCCAGCGCTTCGACGACCTGCAGGCCCAGGGGCCGCGCCTCATCGCCGAGCTCGCGCCGCGCGAGGCGACCCTGGTCCATATCTCCGCCATCGGCGCCGATCCGGCGTCCGAATCCGCCTATGCCCGCTCCAAGGCGGCGGGCGAGGCGGGCCTGTTCCAGGTCCGGCCGGATGCGGTGGTGCTGCGGCCCTCGCTCATGTTCGGCCCCGGCGACAGCTTCTTCAACCGCTTCGCGGCGCTCGCCCGCATGCTGCCCGTCCTGCCCCTCGCCGGCGCCGACACCCGCATGCAGCCGGTCTACGCGGCCGACGTGGCGGAGGCCATCGCCCGCGCCGTCGAGGGCCGCGTGGAGAAGGGCCGCGTCTACGAATGCGGCGGGCCGGAGATCCGCACCTTCCGCGAGCTCGTGCAGTTCGTGCTCGACGCGACCGAGCGCAAGCGCCTCATCCTGTCCCTGCCGGCTCCGGCGGCCCGCATGCAGGGCTCGCTCCTCGGCTTCCTCGACAGGCTCACGCTCGGCCTGATGCCCGACGCCTTCTCCATGACCCGCGACCAGGCGATCCTGCTCGAGACCGACAACGTGGTCTCGGAGGCCGCGAAGGCGGAGGGGCGTACCCTCGAGGGGATGGGGATCCTGCCCGCCTCCTTCGAGGCCATCGTGCCATCCTATCTTGTGCGCTTCCGCAAGACCGGCCAGTTCGACCTGCGGCGCAACACGGTGCCGTCCCCCGCGCCGGACCTCCTGCGCCGCGAATCAGAAGGGCCGGCTCCCGGCGTCGATACGCTCGGGCCCGTCTCCCGCGGCGAGACGGCGCGCCGCTAA
- a CDS encoding sulfate transporter family protein, with protein sequence MLIASVVAAARDVLSPPLRRVLWRSLALTVALLALVWAGLTRLIGLFLDGHPLSADYPIVDGIASFLAGAGIFVGLAYLLPPVSAVVAGYFLDDVAEAVETRHYPADRPGRALPLGQALLYGLRFAGLSLLVNLIALLLFFIPGPNVIVFFAANAYLFGREYFELAAGRFRPQEEVARLRASHRLTVLAGGAVLAALVLVPVVNLLIPIFGAAMMVHLHKGLAARRLAAGDGPERIDAGSRPF encoded by the coding sequence ATGCTGATCGCATCGGTCGTCGCCGCGGCCCGCGACGTGCTCTCGCCGCCGCTGCGCCGCGTCCTGTGGCGGTCGCTGGCGCTCACCGTCGCCCTGCTCGCCCTGGTCTGGGCCGGGCTGACGCGCCTGATCGGCCTCTTCCTCGACGGCCATCCCCTGAGCGCCGATTATCCCATCGTCGACGGGATCGCCTCCTTCCTCGCGGGGGCGGGCATCTTCGTCGGGCTCGCCTATCTCCTGCCGCCGGTCTCGGCGGTCGTCGCGGGCTATTTCCTGGACGACGTGGCCGAGGCGGTGGAAACCCGCCACTATCCGGCCGACCGGCCCGGCCGGGCCCTGCCCCTCGGCCAGGCGCTGCTCTACGGCCTGCGCTTCGCCGGCCTGTCGCTGCTGGTGAACCTGATCGCCCTGCTGCTGTTCTTCATTCCCGGGCCGAACGTCATCGTGTTCTTCGCGGCCAACGCCTACCTGTTCGGGCGCGAATATTTCGAGCTGGCGGCGGGGCGCTTCCGGCCTCAGGAGGAGGTGGCGCGCCTGCGCGCGTCCCACCGGCTCACCGTGCTCGCCGGCGGCGCGGTGCTCGCCGCCCTCGTCCTGGTCCCGGTGGTGAACCTGCTCATCCCGATCTTCGGCGCGGCGATGATGGTCCACCTGCACAAGGGGTTAGCGGCGCGCCGTCTCGCCGCGGGAGACGGGCCCGAGCGTATCGACGCCGGGAGCCGGCCCTTCTGA